The Ignatzschineria rhizosphaerae genome contains a region encoding:
- a CDS encoding NUDIX domain-containing protein, which translates to MTLEKREDFNKENITVTSKRRIFNGFFKIDEVIVDHDCFDGGRFENVRREVIVKCDTVSILLYDPLRDELLFIRQLRVPLIEREERRSPWTIEIVAGTIDRDETPESIIIAEAEEEAGVEIKKLIPIYDYFPSTGGSPGKMYLYLGLCDLTNAGGLYGLEEESEDIEAFVISREAGFELLAKGMLDNGFTLIAMLWFQLHYRDYLGKPI; encoded by the coding sequence ATGACGTTAGAGAAAAGAGAAGACTTCAATAAAGAGAATATAACGGTGACCAGTAAGCGCCGTATTTTTAATGGTTTTTTTAAAATTGATGAAGTGATAGTAGATCACGATTGTTTTGATGGTGGCCGATTTGAGAATGTTCGCCGAGAAGTCATTGTAAAGTGCGATACGGTCAGTATTTTACTTTATGACCCTTTACGTGATGAATTGCTGTTTATCCGTCAATTGCGAGTGCCTTTAATAGAGCGAGAAGAGCGAAGATCTCCTTGGACTATTGAGATCGTAGCAGGAACAATCGATCGAGATGAGACTCCGGAATCTATTATTATTGCCGAGGCAGAAGAAGAAGCTGGAGTTGAGATTAAAAAGCTTATTCCTATTTATGATTATTTTCCTTCAACAGGAGGAAGTCCTGGGAAGATGTATCTCTATTTAGGATTATGTGATTTAACAAATGCCGGCGGATTATATGGACTGGAAGAAGAGTCTGAAGATATTGAAGCTTTTGTGATTAGCCGAGAAGCTGGGTTTGAACTATTGGCTAAGGGAATGCTAGATAATGGTTTTACCCTGATTGCAATGCTCTGGTTTCAGCTACATTATCGAGATTATCTAGGAAAACCAATTTAA
- a CDS encoding L-threonylcarbamoyladenylate synthase, producing the protein MLLEIHPESPQARLIEQVVTIFRNEGVVVYPTDSSYAIGCMLGNQKGIDRILKIRQESAKNHYFSLICQDLSELSHYAIVDNPQYRLLKAILPGAYTLILKGTREVPKKLLMPKRNTVGLRVPNHVIIQAVLAELGAPILSTTLKVPGYEAYELNDASIISDVIGDHVDAIIDGGACSMEPTTVIDLSNGAPEILRKGQGSTTLFE; encoded by the coding sequence ATGTTATTAGAAATTCATCCTGAGAGCCCGCAAGCAAGGCTTATAGAGCAAGTTGTTACAATCTTCCGTAATGAAGGCGTTGTTGTTTATCCAACTGACTCAAGTTATGCGATAGGCTGCATGCTTGGCAATCAGAAAGGAATTGACCGAATTTTAAAGATTCGACAAGAGAGTGCTAAGAATCACTATTTCTCTTTAATTTGTCAGGATCTCTCTGAGTTATCCCATTATGCGATCGTTGATAATCCCCAATATCGACTATTAAAGGCGATTTTACCAGGGGCTTATACTCTTATATTGAAAGGTACGAGGGAAGTGCCTAAAAAACTTTTGATGCCTAAAAGAAATACAGTAGGACTTCGTGTTCCAAATCATGTTATAATCCAAGCTGTTTTAGCAGAGCTCGGGGCTCCGATCCTCTCAACAACGTTAAAAGTACCTGGTTATGAAGCATATGAGCTCAATGATGCCTCTATAATCAGTGATGTGATCGGTGATCACGTTGACGCTATTATAGATGGCGGTGCTTGTAGCATGGAGCCAACGACAGTGATAGATTTGAGCAATGGTGCTCCAGAAATATTACGAAAGGGGCAAGGCTCCACCACATTATTTGAATAA
- the rplS gene encoding 50S ribosomal protein L19: protein MNIIKQLEQEAMQGKELPAFNPGDTVIVNVRVKEGDRERIQAFEGVVIAIKSRGLGSSFIVRRISHGVGMERTFQTYSPLIASIDVKRRGSVRRSKLYYLRELSGRAARIKEKLPARKTAKTA from the coding sequence ATGAATATTATTAAACAATTAGAGCAAGAAGCGATGCAAGGTAAAGAGCTTCCTGCTTTTAACCCTGGCGATACTGTTATCGTAAATGTAAGGGTTAAAGAGGGCGACCGCGAACGTATTCAGGCGTTTGAAGGCGTTGTAATCGCAATTAAGAGCCGTGGTTTAGGTTCATCTTTCATCGTAAGACGTATTTCTCACGGTGTTGGTATGGAACGTACATTCCAAACTTATAGCCCACTTATTGCAAGCATTGATGTGAAACGTCGTGGTAGTGTTCGTCGTTCGAAACTCTACTACTTACGTGAGCTTTCAGGTCGTGCAGCAAGAATCAAAGAAAAATTACCAGCACGCAAAACTGCGAAAACTGCATAA
- the htpX gene encoding protease HtpX produces the protein MFKRVALWMMMNMAVIAVITVILKITGLDTAISGGRGLFPMLLACAVVGFAGSIISLLMSKSMVKRSMGVHIIETPQNEFEAWYVNVVRRQAEAVGVKTPEIGIFESPEPNAFATGASRNNSLVAISTGLTQVMNKDEIEAVIGHEMAHVANGDMVTMALLQGVLNTFVVFFSRIIAQAIASRGNSEGEATNSGIYFIVTIVLQIVFGFLAQIIASWFSRYREYRADEGGARLTSNRQMANALDALRRRPELNQDLPGEFAAFGFTGSLRDLFSTHPPLEKRIEALLAAERRNG, from the coding sequence ATGTTTAAAAGAGTAGCTTTATGGATGATGATGAACATGGCGGTAATCGCTGTGATTACGGTTATTTTAAAGATTACAGGGCTCGACACGGCAATTTCTGGTGGTCGGGGATTATTTCCAATGTTATTAGCTTGTGCCGTTGTGGGATTTGCAGGCTCGATCATCTCTTTGTTGATGTCAAAAAGCATGGTGAAGCGTTCAATGGGGGTTCATATTATTGAAACGCCTCAAAATGAATTTGAAGCTTGGTATGTTAATGTTGTACGTAGACAGGCAGAAGCTGTGGGTGTAAAAACACCGGAAATAGGGATTTTTGAATCGCCAGAACCCAATGCTTTTGCAACAGGTGCCAGTCGTAATAATTCATTAGTCGCTATTAGTACAGGCTTGACTCAAGTAATGAATAAAGATGAGATTGAAGCGGTTATAGGTCATGAGATGGCTCACGTTGCCAATGGAGATATGGTGACGATGGCATTATTGCAAGGCGTTTTAAATACCTTTGTGGTCTTTTTCTCACGAATTATTGCACAAGCTATTGCCTCAAGAGGGAACTCGGAAGGGGAAGCTACTAATTCTGGAATCTACTTCATTGTGACGATTGTTTTACAAATTGTCTTTGGCTTTTTGGCACAAATTATTGCTAGCTGGTTTAGTCGTTATCGAGAGTATCGGGCTGATGAAGGTGGCGCTAGATTAACCTCTAATCGACAAATGGCAAATGCTTTAGATGCGCTTCGTCGTCGCCCTGAGTTAAATCAGGATCTGCCAGGGGAGTTTGCTGCATTTGGTTTTACCGGTTCTTTAAGAGACCTTTTCAGTACACATCCCCCTTTAGAAAAGCGTATAGAAGCATTATTAGCAGCTGAGCGCCGTAATGGTTAA